The nucleotide window CTGGACATCTACTCTGCCGTGGAGGATGCCTCCCACGAAAAGGAACTGGTCGGTATTTCCCTCGCTCCCAACCCCCTTGAGCTGTCGCGCTGTCTCTTCCTTTGCaagcctccctcctccccccacccccactcctatTCCCAGAGTCAGGGCGCGGGGAGCTGAACGCAACGCCCAGGCACCCGCTGCCATCCGAAGAGCGTCTCGAGCCCACGGGCTCCTGGCAGTCTGTTGAGCGAATCCCTCATCCCGGCCCCTCCGAGCAATAGGAGCCTCAGCGGCTCAGAGACCCGCAGTCAGTACCTGGGACAGCGCCCGCTAAGTTTCTACCCCTGGACCATTCCCTGTGTCTGCGGAGTCCCACCGCAGAGAGAGTGTGGGTCCGGGGCTCCTTATAACTAGGGCTGGAAGTGCACACCTGGGCTGGGCTCGCAGCCAAGGCGGCAACTTCAGGCTCCGGGGCGTTGTGTTGCAGATCGAAGCGCTGCAGGAAGTCTTGAAGAAGCTCAAGAGTAAACGTATTCCCATCTATGAGAAGAAGTATGGCCAAGTCCCCATGGTAAGGTTTGTGGTCACTCCCTTCCAGTGTTTTTCCAGGAGAAATTACACCGCCTCGAATCGTACACACAATCTTCTCCCTAGGATGTGGCTAAATAACTTAGGTAATGGAGTTTCAGGATTCTGTGGGCTGCTTCTTCCTTCCCGGGTGAGGAAATGGGAATTTGTTTGTTGCTCAGGAAAAAGGTctgattttttcccctctgaatGGGCAAGAAAAGGAGCCAGGAaatgtgatgctccccttcccctGACCCCCAACCCTCGCCACCTAATAATGGAAGAAACTAGGATAAAACTAATAAtgtaagtttctttaaaaaatgtactctCACTGAAGTTATAAGCACAAGGCTCCCTGTTTCAGACCTGACTGTACGTAGACTTCCTGTGATGGTGATGAGGTTCAATTGCCCCTTTCAAGAAACAGAGATTGCGTTGACTGTGAGACTTGCCTGTTGGGATCCTGGGTTTCTTCACACTCGATGACCACATATTTTGTTGTTTGCAGTGTGACGCCGGTGAGCAGTGTGCAGTGAGGAAAGGGGCAAGGATCGGGAAACTCTGTGACTGTCCCCGAGGAACTTCCTGCAATTCCTTCCTACTGAAGTGCTTATGAAGGGGCGTCCATTCTCCTCCATACATCCCCATCCGTCTGCTTTCCCCAGAAGACCATACCTTCATCCCTGGAGTTTGGCTTTAGCAACagataaagtttttattttcctctgaagGGAAAGGGCTCTTTTCCtgctgtttcaaaaataaaagaacacattAGATGTTACTGTGTGAAGGATAATGCCTTGTGTGGTGTTGATACGTGTGTgaagtattcttattttatttgtctgaCAAACTTTTGTGTACCTTTGTGTAAAGAAGGGAAGCTTTGctttgaaaattgtatttttgtatgtggCATGGCAGAATGAAAATTAGGCTAGCTAATCTTGGTAGATGTCATTGCAACCTGGAAAATAAATCACCCTAAGTGACACAAATTGAAGCATGTACAAATTATACataataaagtgtttttaataaTTGCCCATAGTGCGTTGTTGTTTCCATGTAAGTAATTTAAGTGGAAATTGTGAGATTAATCATGCTGTTGttttcaaagagaaatattttaaaaatagcagccTATTGGGAGAGTGGCACCTTAGCTCCAAGGAGTTTTGACTGTTAATTAGGAGTTTGCCAAGCCAGTTTTAGTATactctatttttctttgattgcagtgatgtgtgtgtgtgtgtgtgtgtgagagagagagagagagagagagaaggagagagagagagagatgaatgagATGGAGATGGTTGGAATTGAGGTGATATGATTTTGCTTATTAAAACCTTTAGCCAGACCCTTTAAACAGTGAGACCATAAAATATAAACTGTTTCACGTTTTAGTTACAttaaaagcaatttgaaaaatTAGAACTTTTGTTTTGACAATTCCCTTATTAGAAAATATACATTGATTTAAAGATATGGGCTGTTTAGGGTTGTTATTTGCCTAAAGGCTCTAAGATTATGAGACTCATTCCTT belongs to Theropithecus gelada isolate Dixy chromosome 6, Tgel_1.0, whole genome shotgun sequence and includes:
- the CARTPT gene encoding cocaine- and amphetamine-regulated transcript protein, whose amino-acid sequence is MESSRVRLLPLLGAALLLMLPLLGTRAQEDAELQPRALDIYSAVEDASHEKELIEALQEVLKKLKSKRIPIYEKKYGQVPMCDAGEQCAVRKGARIGKLCDCPRGTSCNSFLLKCL